Proteins found in one Lutimonas zeaxanthinifaciens genomic segment:
- a CDS encoding GNAT family N-acetyltransferase: protein MEIIKTSSKNKDFQLLVAQLDDELAERDGPDHDFYHQFNGIENLDHVILVKTDEHAIACGAIKAFGQDTMEVKRMFVKKEFRSRGIAKLTLGALEAWALELGIKKCILETGKRQPEAIALYRKAGYNTIPNYGQYRDVENSVCMEKSLKL from the coding sequence ATGGAAATCATCAAAACCAGTTCAAAGAATAAAGATTTTCAGTTACTAGTAGCTCAATTAGACGATGAGCTTGCCGAACGAGACGGCCCGGATCACGATTTTTACCATCAATTTAATGGAATTGAAAATTTAGATCATGTCATTTTAGTTAAAACAGATGAACATGCCATCGCCTGTGGAGCAATTAAGGCATTCGGCCAGGATACAATGGAAGTAAAAAGAATGTTTGTTAAAAAGGAGTTTAGATCAAGGGGTATCGCAAAATTAACCCTGGGGGCACTGGAGGCCTGGGCACTTGAACTTGGTATTAAAAAATGTATACTGGAAACAGGGAAAAGACAGCCCGAGGCAATAGCATTGTATCGAAAAGCAGGATACAACACAATTCCTAATTATGGGCAGTATCGGGACGTTGAGAATAGTGTCTGCATGGAAAAGTCATTGAAATTGTGA
- a CDS encoding PH domain-containing protein: MNQGQIIKEAEFSVKIKTYILLTVSFFLFVTIIGIPILIVWLLGFGQYVSRKFYENLKCTLTDRHLIFSKGAFFKVEKTIPLENIQDLTFLQNPILNLLELKVLKIETAGGSNPDGSDMKLIGIVGSEDFKRMVLEERESLVRKPKIEETHDQEMETLNVLREIRDLLKEMQEEKKDKPF; the protein is encoded by the coding sequence ATGAATCAGGGCCAAATTATTAAAGAAGCTGAATTTAGCGTAAAGATCAAAACCTACATTTTGCTAACCGTATCTTTTTTTCTGTTTGTCACGATTATAGGAATTCCGATATTAATTGTCTGGTTACTGGGTTTTGGCCAATATGTGAGCAGGAAGTTTTATGAGAATTTGAAATGTACACTTACTGATCGTCATTTGATTTTTAGCAAAGGAGCATTTTTTAAGGTAGAAAAAACCATACCGCTTGAAAATATTCAGGATTTGACTTTTCTACAAAATCCGATTCTTAATTTACTGGAATTGAAAGTGCTTAAAATTGAAACTGCAGGTGGGAGTAACCCGGATGGTAGTGACATGAAACTGATTGGAATTGTAGGGTCAGAGGATTTCAAAAGAATGGTTCTTGAAGAGAGAGAATCCCTGGTGCGTAAGCCTAAAATTGAAGAAACCCATGATCAGGAAATGGAAACGCTAAATGTATTAAGAGAAATAAGAGATCTTCTAAAAGAAATGCAAGAGGAAAAAAAGGATAAGCCTTTCTAA
- a CDS encoding SDR family oxidoreductase, with amino-acid sequence MRILLTGATGYIGKRLLPALVSNGFEVICCVRDKKRFNPPSSLASKIEVIEIDLLDKSSLENIPKNIDGAYYLVHSMSASKNYESLERQSASNFREAMNGTEVKHVVYLSGIVNEEKLSKHLSSRKNVEDELSDGNYKLTTLRAGIIIGSGSASFEIIRDLVEKLPIMVTPKWLNTKCQPIGVTDVISFLIKTMLNEKGYDKDFDIGGPDILTYKEMLLEFARIRNLKRYIYIVPVMTPRLSSYWLYFVTSTSYNLAIALVNSMKIEVICRDNNWAQTLGIRPMSYEESLRRAFSKIQSNEIVSSWKDAMSSGTMEMEISDFINVPSFGCFRDQREMKYDDLDATVDRIWRIGGENGWYYGNILWKFRGFLDKLAGGVGLRRGRTSPVDLNSGDAVDFWRVLFADKKEGRLLLFAEMKLPGEAWLEFRIKNGMLVQTATFRPVGIMGRIYWYLVYPFHGFIFKGMLKNIVAP; translated from the coding sequence ATGAGGATATTGCTTACCGGAGCAACCGGTTATATTGGAAAAAGATTGTTGCCCGCACTGGTTAGCAACGGATTTGAGGTGATTTGTTGCGTCCGGGACAAAAAACGATTCAATCCTCCCTCGTCTTTGGCCTCAAAGATAGAAGTCATTGAGATCGATCTTCTTGATAAATCTTCACTTGAAAATATCCCCAAAAATATTGACGGAGCCTATTATCTGGTTCATTCAATGTCAGCTTCCAAAAACTATGAATCCCTGGAACGCCAGTCTGCAAGTAATTTCAGAGAAGCGATGAACGGGACTGAAGTGAAGCATGTAGTTTATCTTAGTGGCATAGTCAACGAAGAAAAATTGTCAAAACATCTTTCTTCCAGAAAAAATGTAGAGGATGAACTTTCCGATGGGAATTATAAACTAACAACATTGAGAGCTGGTATCATCATAGGTTCAGGAAGTGCATCTTTTGAAATTATCAGGGACCTGGTCGAAAAGCTGCCTATTATGGTCACCCCCAAATGGCTAAATACAAAATGTCAACCCATTGGAGTTACAGATGTTATCAGTTTTCTTATCAAAACCATGTTAAATGAAAAAGGATATGATAAAGATTTTGATATTGGCGGACCAGATATTTTGACCTATAAAGAAATGTTGCTGGAGTTCGCAAGAATTAGAAATTTGAAGCGCTATATTTATATTGTACCTGTGATGACTCCCCGGCTTTCGTCATATTGGCTATACTTTGTTACTTCTACTTCGTATAATCTTGCAATTGCGCTGGTGAACAGCATGAAGATAGAAGTGATATGCAGAGACAACAACTGGGCACAGACTTTGGGTATTAGGCCTATGAGTTACGAGGAATCCCTCCGCAGAGCATTTAGTAAAATTCAAAGTAATGAGATCGTATCAAGCTGGAAAGATGCCATGAGTAGTGGAACAATGGAAATGGAAATTTCCGATTTTATTAATGTTCCATCTTTTGGATGTTTCAGGGATCAAAGAGAAATGAAGTATGACGATCTTGATGCCACTGTGGATAGAATTTGGAGGATTGGAGGAGAAAATGGATGGTATTACGGGAATATTCTATGGAAATTTCGAGGGTTTCTTGATAAGCTGGCAGGTGGAGTTGGGCTCCGAAGAGGAAGAACCAGCCCGGTTGATCTTAATTCAGGTGATGCTGTTGATTTCTGGCGGGTATTATTTGCGGATAAAAAAGAAGGAAGACTTCTGCTATTTGCAGAAATGAAACTTCCCGGTGAAGCTTGGCTCGAATTCAGAATAAAAAACGGAATGTTAGTGCAAACCGCAACGTTCAGGCCCGTGGGAATTATGGGACGTATTTACTGGTACCTGGTTTATCCATTTCACGGATTTATTTTTAAAGGTATGCTAAAAAATATAGTGGCCCCTTAG
- a CDS encoding cryptochrome/photolyase family protein — MKTAVFWFRRDLRIEDNIGFLTALAENERVLPVFIFDELITNELETDDPRITFIYQSLKKINHQFSNYGSSLKVFKGTPVAAWKELLQEYDISTLYYNKDYEPYARERDEKIEHLLREATVECRSFKDQVIFEEDEVVKGDMKPYHVFTPYKNKWLSLYQNVETSDEAQLDNLIQQKIPFPEINELQFKYSEIKVRPFDLSKAEHYQEDRDYPFKEGGTYLGPHLRFGTISIRKLVEEVKKKSDVLLSELIWREFFMQILYHYPNVVHENFKSKYNGIVWRNNKAEFEKWCNGMTGYPLVDAGMRELNTTGYMHNRVRMITAGFLCKHLLIDWRWGEAYFASKLLDYELSSNNGNWQWAAGTGCDASPYFRIFNPTSQVKKFDKGLIYVRRWIPEYDTLDYPSPIVEHKMARQRALETYKAGLEFN, encoded by the coding sequence ATGAAGACTGCTGTATTTTGGTTTAGACGTGATCTGAGAATAGAAGATAATATTGGATTTCTTACTGCACTTGCAGAAAATGAGCGGGTATTGCCTGTTTTTATCTTTGACGAGCTCATCACTAACGAACTTGAAACTGACGATCCACGGATCACTTTTATTTACCAGTCACTAAAGAAAATTAATCATCAGTTTTCCAACTACGGAAGCAGTCTCAAGGTTTTTAAGGGCACTCCCGTAGCCGCCTGGAAGGAGCTTTTGCAAGAATACGACATCTCTACTCTTTATTATAACAAAGATTATGAACCCTATGCCAGGGAAAGGGATGAAAAGATAGAACATCTTTTAAGAGAAGCAACTGTGGAGTGCAGATCGTTTAAAGACCAGGTTATTTTTGAGGAGGATGAGGTTGTAAAAGGAGATATGAAGCCCTATCATGTTTTTACACCGTATAAAAACAAATGGCTGAGCCTTTATCAGAATGTAGAGACTTCCGATGAGGCTCAATTGGATAATTTGATACAGCAGAAAATACCCTTCCCTGAAATTAATGAGTTGCAGTTTAAGTATTCGGAAATAAAAGTTAGGCCATTTGACTTGAGCAAGGCAGAACATTATCAAGAAGACCGGGATTATCCGTTTAAGGAGGGAGGAACCTACCTGGGGCCTCATCTGAGATTTGGTACGATTAGCATTCGTAAACTCGTAGAAGAGGTTAAGAAAAAAAGTGATGTCTTATTAAGTGAATTGATCTGGAGAGAATTTTTTATGCAAATCCTGTATCACTATCCAAACGTGGTTCATGAAAATTTCAAATCCAAGTACAATGGGATTGTTTGGAGAAATAATAAGGCAGAATTTGAAAAATGGTGCAATGGAATGACAGGATACCCTCTTGTGGATGCAGGAATGCGAGAATTAAATACTACAGGTTATATGCATAACCGGGTAAGAATGATTACCGCCGGATTTTTATGTAAACACCTTTTGATTGACTGGAGATGGGGAGAGGCCTATTTTGCTTCAAAGCTCCTGGATTACGAACTTTCTTCAAATAATGGAAACTGGCAATGGGCAGCAGGTACCGGTTGTGATGCCTCGCCCTATTTTAGAATTTTCAATCCTACTTCGCAGGTTAAGAAATTTGACAAAGGTTTGATCTATGTCAGGAGATGGATTCCGGAGTATGACACGCTTGATTATCCATCACCCATAGTTGAACACAAGATGGCACGCCAAAGAGCACTGGAAACCTATAAGGCCGGATTGGAATTTAATTAA
- a CDS encoding penicillin acylase family protein, which translates to MKFFFPILLFTFLSCSPEAEKVSVNPDLERWQAQAKNVEIIRDDFGVPHIYGKTDADAVFGMLYAQCEDDFNRVEHNYIWATGRLAEIEGENAIYSDLRANLFMTEKEAIAHYESSPEWLKKLCLAFADGINYYLSSHPEVEPKLIKHFEPWMPFYFSEGSIGGDIERVSTKKIQQFYDQKQLASNTIAHDGKLGLQYGDHQGSNGFAISGKLTRSGNSMLLINPHTSFFFRGEIHVVSEEGLNAYGAVTWGQFFIYQGFNENTGWMHTSTGTDIIDEFEETIIENETNLQYLYGNEKRDLISFPVKLKYLTDEGLKEKSFTLYRSHHGPITHGNEKKWVATALMWKPVKALEQSFIRTKQKDHEGFRRMMDLRTNSSNNTVFADSEGNIAYYHGNFIPRRNPKFDYSKPVDGSDPSTDWKGLHTVDENILIVNPEIGWIQNCNSTPFSATGSKSPKTENYPAYMASFPENYRGVHAIALLSEARNLTLESLIDLAYDPFLPGAKELIDGLIKASKNNENFNDSENTALGLLENWNFEVHSESSAMTLAQYYLNTYRKSGFSPYSSRDFMKMVHYMSKESSEEERVLIFKKSIEILINDFGTSEVPWGEYNRYQRINGDIVQKFNDSLPSIPVGMASGYWGALASFGTRHGENTKRVYGVGGNSFVAVVEFGDKVMAKTLLAGGQSGDPDSEHFDDQAERYARVQFKNAAFYRDDVVKRAEKRYRPGE; encoded by the coding sequence ATGAAATTCTTCTTTCCCATTTTACTTTTTACCTTCTTAAGTTGTTCTCCGGAAGCGGAAAAAGTTTCCGTAAACCCGGATCTTGAGCGATGGCAGGCTCAGGCCAAAAACGTTGAAATTATAAGAGATGATTTTGGAGTTCCTCATATTTATGGGAAAACCGACGCTGATGCGGTTTTTGGAATGCTTTATGCCCAGTGCGAGGATGATTTCAACAGAGTTGAACACAATTATATCTGGGCAACGGGTCGTTTGGCTGAAATTGAAGGCGAAAATGCAATCTACAGTGATTTAAGGGCAAATTTGTTTATGACAGAAAAAGAAGCAATTGCTCATTATGAAAGCAGCCCTGAATGGTTGAAAAAATTATGTCTGGCTTTTGCAGATGGAATCAATTATTATCTCAGTTCGCACCCTGAGGTGGAACCCAAGCTTATTAAACATTTTGAACCTTGGATGCCTTTTTATTTTAGTGAAGGATCCATTGGCGGGGATATTGAAAGGGTCTCAACCAAAAAGATCCAACAGTTTTATGATCAGAAGCAGCTTGCATCCAATACGATTGCACATGACGGAAAATTAGGACTTCAATACGGGGATCATCAAGGATCGAATGGATTTGCGATAAGTGGAAAATTGACTCGGTCCGGGAACAGCATGTTGTTGATCAACCCCCATACCTCATTTTTCTTTAGAGGAGAAATCCACGTTGTTAGCGAGGAGGGCCTCAATGCATACGGGGCGGTTACCTGGGGCCAGTTTTTCATTTATCAGGGATTTAATGAAAATACGGGCTGGATGCATACCTCCACAGGCACAGATATTATCGATGAATTTGAAGAAACTATTATAGAAAATGAAACGAACCTGCAGTACCTGTATGGAAATGAAAAAAGGGATCTTATTTCATTTCCAGTAAAATTAAAGTACCTGACTGATGAAGGATTAAAGGAAAAATCATTTACACTATATCGATCCCATCATGGCCCGATAACACATGGAAATGAAAAAAAATGGGTAGCCACGGCATTAATGTGGAAACCGGTAAAAGCATTGGAGCAATCTTTTATTCGAACAAAGCAAAAAGATCATGAAGGGTTTAGAAGAATGATGGATCTTAGAACAAATTCTTCGAACAATACAGTGTTTGCAGATTCAGAAGGAAATATTGCTTATTATCACGGAAACTTTATTCCCAGAAGGAACCCGAAATTTGATTATTCAAAACCAGTGGATGGAAGCGATCCTTCGACAGATTGGAAAGGGCTCCACACAGTGGATGAAAATATTTTGATCGTGAACCCTGAAATTGGATGGATTCAGAATTGCAATTCAACTCCTTTTAGTGCTACCGGATCTAAAAGCCCGAAAACTGAAAATTATCCTGCTTATATGGCTTCATTTCCAGAAAACTACAGAGGTGTTCATGCCATTGCTTTACTTAGTGAAGCCCGAAACCTGACCCTCGAATCACTCATCGACCTGGCGTATGATCCATTTCTGCCCGGAGCAAAGGAGTTGATCGATGGCCTTATCAAAGCTTCAAAAAACAATGAGAATTTCAATGACTCAGAAAATACCGCCTTGGGCTTATTGGAAAATTGGAATTTTGAGGTACACTCAGAATCCTCGGCCATGACCCTCGCTCAATACTATTTGAATACCTACCGAAAATCAGGTTTTTCACCCTATTCCTCAAGAGATTTTATGAAAATGGTTCACTATATGAGTAAGGAATCCTCGGAAGAAGAAAGAGTTCTTATTTTTAAAAAATCCATAGAAATTCTCATAAATGATTTTGGAACATCGGAAGTACCATGGGGAGAATACAATCGATACCAAAGGATCAATGGAGACATTGTTCAAAAGTTTAATGATAGCCTTCCGAGCATTCCTGTTGGGATGGCGAGTGGTTATTGGGGTGCCCTTGCCTCATTTGGAACAAGACATGGAGAAAATACCAAAAGGGTATATGGAGTAGGTGGAAATAGTTTTGTTGCCGTTGTGGAGTTTGGAGACAAGGTCATGGCAAAAACGCTGCTTGCAGGTGGTCAAAGCGGAGATCCAGATTCTGAGCACTTCGATGATCAGGCCGAGCGCTATGCCAGGGTTCAGTTTAAGAACGCCGCCTTTTACCGCGACGATGTAGTCAAAAGAGCTGAAAAGAGATATCGTCCCGGCGAATGA
- a CDS encoding helix-turn-helix transcriptional regulator — translation MKNRIKVERAELNITQAELASRAGVSRQTINAMELGKYVPSTLLALKLASIFRTSVENIFSLEEKDWS, via the coding sequence ATGAAGAATAGAATCAAAGTAGAGCGGGCAGAATTGAACATTACTCAGGCAGAACTTGCTTCAAGAGCCGGAGTGAGCAGGCAAACCATAAATGCCATGGAACTCGGAAAATACGTTCCTTCCACTTTACTGGCTTTAAAACTCGCATCAATTTTTAGAACTTCTGTTGAAAATATTTTTAGCCTTGAAGAGAAGGACTGGTCTTAG